One part of the Acuticoccus sediminis genome encodes these proteins:
- a CDS encoding helix-turn-helix transcriptional regulator has protein sequence MQTQHARLPDEDDLVTAKVACELIGGMMSPITPSTLYRGVKSGRFPAPLKLGAGTSRWRRSEIVALLEHAAAARKEGAA, from the coding sequence GTGCAGACCCAACACGCAAGACTCCCGGACGAAGACGACCTCGTTACGGCGAAGGTCGCATGTGAGCTGATCGGTGGCATGATGTCGCCGATCACCCCATCCACCCTCTACCGCGGTGTTAAAAGTGGGCGGTTCCCCGCGCCGCTGAAGCTTGGCGCCGGCACGTCCCGTTGGCGCCGCAGCGAAATCGTCGCGCTCCTCGAACATGCCGCCGCGGCCCGCAAAGAGGGGGCTGCGTGA
- a CDS encoding tyrosine-type recombinase/integrase: MAVSELTDRACQAAKVVDGARSTNHFDATVKGLCLKVSAGGSKTFYLVYTKPGSKDRAWLKLGRYPELSLAKARAKARDTRADIGEGTDPIIEKRAAAAAQTVDDLIENYLTRHASTKRSADEIARRLRKNVGEVIGSVKLEQLHRRDLTQCIDTVKDRGAGVEANRVFEDLRAMVRWAQGRGDLDRNLTEGMKRPTVVIERDRVLSATEIRTMWQALSVSEMQEATRRIIRLCLITAQRVGEVSGMTLDEVDLASRLWTIPAARSKNKREHIVPLTDFACEIINAQLQASADLAKRKGRGIPPFVFPGPGARASITGAAVAKAVKRQEAGETPDAAPEILGISPWTPHDLRRSAATGMEELGVNPFVIGHVLNHISVTRASITTRVYARYDYSVEKREALESWSDHLCRIVHLNAGELTE, from the coding sequence GTGGCGGTATCAGAATTGACCGATCGAGCGTGCCAAGCGGCGAAGGTGGTCGACGGCGCGCGCTCGACAAATCACTTCGACGCCACCGTCAAGGGCCTCTGTCTTAAGGTATCGGCCGGAGGCTCCAAGACCTTTTACCTCGTCTACACAAAGCCTGGGTCGAAGGACCGTGCTTGGTTGAAGCTGGGGCGGTATCCGGAACTGTCTCTTGCGAAGGCGCGAGCAAAGGCCCGGGACACGCGTGCAGACATCGGCGAAGGTACGGACCCGATCATTGAGAAGCGCGCTGCAGCCGCTGCACAGACGGTCGACGACCTGATTGAGAACTATCTCACGCGGCATGCTTCAACAAAGCGCTCTGCTGACGAAATTGCGCGCCGGCTGCGCAAGAACGTGGGTGAGGTTATCGGCTCGGTGAAGCTGGAACAATTGCACCGACGCGACCTCACTCAATGCATAGACACGGTCAAGGACCGCGGCGCTGGCGTCGAGGCGAACCGTGTTTTCGAGGACCTCCGCGCAATGGTGCGATGGGCTCAGGGGCGGGGCGACCTCGATCGCAATCTCACAGAGGGAATGAAGCGCCCGACGGTGGTCATCGAACGGGACCGTGTTCTGTCGGCGACCGAGATCCGCACGATGTGGCAAGCCCTGTCCGTCTCCGAAATGCAGGAAGCGACACGGCGCATCATTCGACTTTGCCTCATCACTGCTCAGCGCGTTGGCGAGGTCTCCGGCATGACGCTGGACGAAGTCGACCTCGCATCGCGACTTTGGACAATCCCAGCCGCCAGATCGAAGAACAAGCGCGAGCACATTGTCCCTCTCACGGACTTTGCCTGCGAGATCATCAACGCACAGCTGCAGGCATCAGCCGATTTGGCGAAACGGAAGGGTAGGGGCATTCCGCCGTTCGTGTTTCCGGGGCCGGGTGCTCGCGCATCAATTACTGGGGCCGCGGTCGCTAAGGCCGTCAAGCGTCAGGAGGCAGGCGAGACACCAGACGCGGCGCCGGAGATTTTGGGAATTTCCCCATGGACGCCCCACGATCTCCGGCGATCAGCCGCGACCGGGATGGAAGAACTCGGGGTTAACCCGTTCGTGATCGGGCACGTCCTCAACCACATCAGCGTGACGCGGGCGAGCATTACGACCCGCGTCTATGCCCGGTACGACTACAGCGTCGAGAAACGGGAAGCTCTTGAGAGTTGGTCAGATCACCTTTGTCGAATAGTTCACCTCAACGCTGGGGAGTTGACTGAATGA
- a CDS encoding GntR family transcriptional regulator, whose product MPDEAARPAGAPLYKQVEGLLRAQIEAGKHPVGTALPPEQDLAASLHVSRATVRSAIRVLAEDGLVKPTPGVGTLVVRSRTPARNSTLLGLTEDPRLTGLPSRARTLVAELCTPTAAVRDTLALRDGERVLHLLRLRDLAGAPFTVIRSYVPEWVGLTPKDDFSGAIYDLIERSRKLHITHGHDTVAARLATAEETDVLEIAPATPVLTIRRTSYVEPNRPVEYAEAALRSDLYEYNVTLTRAGR is encoded by the coding sequence ATGCCCGACGAAGCCGCCAGACCCGCCGGCGCGCCCCTCTACAAACAGGTCGAGGGCCTGCTGCGGGCGCAGATCGAGGCCGGGAAACACCCCGTCGGCACGGCGCTGCCGCCGGAACAGGACCTCGCCGCCTCCCTGCACGTCAGCCGCGCGACCGTCCGCAGCGCCATCCGCGTCCTCGCGGAGGACGGCCTCGTCAAGCCGACGCCCGGTGTCGGCACGCTCGTCGTGCGCAGCCGCACCCCGGCACGCAACTCCACCCTGCTGGGGCTGACTGAAGACCCCCGCCTCACCGGGCTGCCGTCCCGCGCGCGCACTCTCGTCGCCGAGCTCTGCACCCCGACCGCGGCGGTGCGCGACACGCTGGCGCTGCGCGACGGGGAGCGCGTCCTGCACCTCCTTCGCCTCAGGGACCTCGCCGGCGCGCCCTTCACCGTCATCCGCTCCTACGTGCCGGAGTGGGTCGGGCTGACCCCGAAGGACGACTTCAGCGGCGCGATCTACGACCTCATCGAGCGCTCGCGGAAACTCCACATCACCCACGGACACGACACCGTGGCCGCCCGCCTCGCCACCGCCGAGGAGACCGACGTGCTCGAGATCGCCCCGGCCACGCCCGTCCTCACCATCCGCCGCACCTCCTACGTGGAGCCGAACCGGCCGGTCGAATACGCCGAGGCGGCCCTGCGCAGCGACCTGTACGAGTACAACGTCACCCTCACGCGAGCCGGCCGATGA
- a CDS encoding hydantoinase B/oxoprolinase family protein — translation MRHDAETGPGGTRRPPGQPPVCDPVTLEIVRGAISAAQSEMEALIERTAISAFIREKKDFYTALFDADGVMAVGSKVPIFGDLTGPVFASFPRETMRPGDIYWYNDCYGSRGAVSHSNDQVLLAPVFRDGALTAFVMSWAHFADIGGLRAGSISPDATEIFQEGIIVPPTKLVDEGRTNEATLAIFHRNSRFPDQSVGDMSALVASVGLGVTRVGEIAERFGREVFADALAQLLQRTRTLVRQRLAETFDYGTHRFTDAIDTDGHGNGPFRMRFALTRERGADGEDRFIFDATESDDQAAGPVNLIMNPGVPGAALGLYYLGGDPAQVCNAGGPLAIDEVRLREGSIVQPKWPAPLGLRGLTMMRMLSALNGLVNVAGGGAPAAQSAYVVAMIRGTAANEDGTLSPYLLSDGIGVGYGARPTADGIDAVYFVAQENYPIEFLELGYPVRMRSYGIAVDSGGPGRYRGGCGIVREYEILAETAMLSIRIDSVKNPPWGYAGGMSGGPGRVVVNPGTPAERELAPLSDGNAIKKGEILRIETGGGGGYGHPFDRPEADVLEDVLGGFVTAEAAARHYGVVVADGTLDAAATAARRAERPAVAAFHRNEYVDVLV, via the coding sequence ATGCGCCACGACGCAGAAACAGGACCCGGCGGCACCCGCCGCCCCCCCGGGCAGCCGCCCGTCTGCGATCCTGTCACGCTGGAGATCGTGCGCGGCGCCATCTCCGCCGCGCAGAGCGAGATGGAGGCGCTGATCGAGCGGACTGCCATCTCCGCCTTCATCCGCGAGAAGAAGGACTTCTATACCGCGCTCTTCGACGCCGACGGCGTGATGGCGGTCGGCTCCAAGGTGCCGATCTTCGGCGACCTCACCGGGCCGGTCTTCGCCTCCTTCCCCAGGGAGACGATGCGGCCGGGCGACATCTACTGGTACAACGACTGCTACGGCTCGCGGGGCGCCGTCTCCCACTCCAACGACCAGGTGCTGCTGGCGCCGGTCTTCCGCGACGGCGCGCTGACCGCCTTCGTCATGTCCTGGGCGCACTTTGCCGACATCGGCGGCCTCCGCGCCGGGTCGATCAGCCCGGACGCGACGGAGATCTTCCAGGAAGGCATAATCGTGCCGCCGACGAAGCTCGTCGACGAAGGCCGCACCAACGAGGCCACCCTCGCCATCTTCCACCGCAACTCCCGCTTTCCCGACCAGAGCGTCGGCGACATGAGCGCGCTCGTCGCCAGCGTCGGGCTCGGCGTGACGCGCGTCGGCGAGATCGCCGAGCGCTTCGGCCGCGAGGTGTTCGCCGACGCCCTCGCCCAGCTCCTCCAGCGCACACGTACGCTGGTCCGCCAGCGCCTCGCCGAGACCTTCGACTACGGCACGCACCGCTTCACCGACGCCATCGACACCGACGGCCACGGCAACGGCCCCTTCAGGATGCGCTTCGCCCTCACCCGCGAGCGCGGCGCGGACGGCGAGGACCGGTTCATCTTCGACGCCACCGAGAGCGACGACCAGGCGGCCGGGCCGGTGAACCTCATCATGAACCCCGGCGTGCCCGGCGCCGCGCTCGGCCTCTACTATCTCGGCGGCGATCCGGCGCAGGTCTGCAACGCCGGCGGCCCCCTCGCCATCGACGAGGTGCGGCTGCGCGAGGGATCCATCGTCCAGCCCAAATGGCCCGCGCCGCTCGGCCTGCGCGGGCTCACGATGATGCGCATGCTCTCCGCCCTCAACGGTCTCGTGAACGTCGCCGGCGGCGGCGCGCCGGCGGCCCAGTCGGCCTACGTCGTCGCGATGATCCGCGGCACCGCGGCGAACGAGGACGGCACGCTCTCTCCCTACCTGCTGTCGGACGGCATCGGCGTCGGCTACGGCGCGCGGCCGACCGCCGACGGCATCGACGCGGTCTACTTCGTCGCGCAGGAGAACTACCCGATCGAGTTCCTCGAGCTCGGCTACCCGGTGCGCATGCGCTCCTACGGCATTGCCGTCGACTCCGGCGGACCGGGGCGCTACCGCGGCGGCTGCGGCATCGTGCGCGAGTACGAGATCCTCGCCGAGACCGCCATGCTGTCGATCCGCATCGACAGCGTGAAGAACCCGCCGTGGGGCTATGCCGGCGGCATGTCCGGCGGGCCGGGCCGCGTCGTCGTCAACCCGGGAACGCCGGCCGAGCGCGAGCTCGCGCCCCTTTCCGACGGCAACGCCATCAAGAAGGGCGAGATCCTGCGCATCGAGACCGGCGGCGGCGGCGGCTACGGCCATCCCTTCGACCGCCCGGAGGCGGACGTCCTCGAGGACGTGCTCGGCGGCTTCGTCACGGCGGAGGCGGCGGCGCGGCACTACGGCGTCGTCGTCGCGGACGGCACCCTCGACGCCGCCGCGACCGCGGCCCGCCGCGCCGAACGCCCTGCCGTCGCAGCCTTCCACCGCAATGAGTATGTCGATGTCCTCGTCTAG
- a CDS encoding hydantoinase/oxoprolinase family protein, which yields MSSSSPGLSVAVDIGGTFTDVALVDHATGAKWRAKTPSVPADPSEAFLTGIRLALADAGREAPALTQVLHGTTVATNMILEDKGAKTALVTTRGFRHVLAIGRQDIPRSANLYTWVKPRRPVPPSRIVEVDERILAGGAVGTPLDEESVRAAARALAAMDVAAVAVCLIHAFANPAHERRTAEILAEALPGVAVTTSTDVLPEVREYERSLTTVLNATVMPGITTYVGRLEERLKSEGIAAPLLLMQSNGGVAGAEAIRKAPALTALSGPAAGVVGAAADAAACGISDIITVDIGGTSADICLIEDGRVGLTQKGSVGTWPLPLPMVDMVTIGAGGGSLAKVERSTLSVGPESAGAMPGPAAYGRGGTQPTVTDAHVVLGHLPARLLGGKMALDVEAARRAVAEHVAGPLGLDLTTAARGILAIADNHMVGAVRVVSVERGHDPRDFTLVPFGGAGPLHGCALAELLGISRVMIPTAPGVLCADGLLAADLKAEFSRTLPKAGAVEVGTAGSILAELKARAAAWFDAEGVADADRRTASVALLRYHGQGNELPIPWDATREAVEARFAERHKALYGFALTAPIELVTLRIEATGTAPEPTRNPLPEGGAPTATETVAVHFAGGARDVPVYDRATFGAGTSFDGPAIVSQFDTTTLVPPGWSGRVHASGAILLTKEPA from the coding sequence ATGTCCTCGTCTAGCCCGGGCCTCTCCGTCGCCGTCGATATCGGCGGCACCTTCACCGACGTCGCGCTGGTGGACCACGCGACCGGCGCCAAGTGGCGCGCGAAGACGCCGAGCGTCCCCGCCGACCCGTCCGAGGCCTTCCTCACCGGCATCCGCCTCGCCCTCGCCGACGCCGGTCGCGAGGCGCCGGCGCTGACGCAGGTGCTGCACGGTACCACCGTCGCCACCAACATGATCCTGGAGGACAAGGGTGCGAAGACGGCCCTCGTCACGACGCGCGGCTTCCGCCACGTCCTCGCCATCGGCCGCCAGGACATTCCCCGCTCCGCCAACCTCTACACCTGGGTGAAGCCCCGCCGGCCCGTGCCGCCGTCGCGCATCGTGGAGGTGGACGAGCGCATCCTCGCCGGTGGCGCGGTCGGCACGCCGCTCGACGAGGAGAGCGTTCGCGCCGCCGCCCGCGCGCTCGCGGCGATGGACGTCGCGGCCGTCGCCGTCTGCCTCATCCACGCCTTCGCCAACCCCGCCCACGAGCGCCGCACCGCGGAAATCCTCGCCGAGGCGCTGCCCGGCGTCGCCGTCACCACCTCGACCGACGTCCTGCCGGAGGTGCGCGAGTACGAGCGCTCGCTGACGACCGTCCTGAACGCCACCGTCATGCCGGGGATCACCACCTATGTCGGCCGGCTCGAGGAGCGGCTCAAGAGCGAGGGGATCGCCGCGCCCCTGCTGCTGATGCAGTCGAACGGCGGCGTCGCCGGCGCCGAGGCGATCCGCAAGGCGCCTGCGCTGACCGCCCTCTCCGGCCCGGCGGCCGGCGTCGTCGGCGCCGCTGCGGACGCGGCCGCCTGCGGCATCTCCGACATCATCACCGTCGACATCGGCGGCACCAGCGCCGACATCTGCCTCATCGAGGACGGCCGCGTCGGCCTCACCCAGAAGGGGTCGGTCGGCACCTGGCCGCTGCCGCTGCCGATGGTCGACATGGTGACGATCGGCGCCGGCGGCGGCTCGCTCGCCAAGGTCGAGCGGTCCACCCTCTCCGTCGGCCCCGAGAGCGCGGGTGCGATGCCCGGCCCCGCCGCCTACGGCCGCGGCGGCACCCAGCCCACCGTGACGGACGCGCACGTCGTCCTCGGCCACCTCCCCGCCCGCCTCCTCGGCGGCAAGATGGCGCTCGACGTCGAGGCCGCCCGCCGCGCCGTCGCCGAGCACGTCGCCGGGCCGCTCGGCCTCGACCTGACGACGGCGGCGCGCGGCATCCTCGCCATCGCCGACAACCACATGGTCGGCGCGGTGCGCGTCGTCTCCGTCGAGCGCGGGCACGACCCGCGCGACTTCACGCTGGTGCCGTTCGGCGGCGCGGGACCGCTGCACGGCTGCGCCCTCGCCGAACTCCTCGGCATCAGCCGGGTGATGATCCCGACCGCGCCCGGCGTCCTGTGCGCGGACGGCCTCCTCGCCGCCGACCTCAAGGCGGAGTTCAGCCGCACCCTGCCGAAGGCCGGCGCGGTCGAGGTCGGGACCGCCGGGAGCATCCTCGCCGAACTGAAGGCCCGCGCCGCCGCCTGGTTCGACGCGGAGGGCGTCGCCGACGCCGACCGCCGGACCGCGTCCGTCGCGCTGCTGCGCTACCACGGCCAGGGCAACGAGCTTCCCATCCCCTGGGACGCCACGCGCGAGGCGGTGGAGGCGCGCTTCGCCGAGCGCCACAAGGCCCTCTACGGCTTCGCCCTGACGGCCCCCATCGAGCTCGTCACCCTGCGCATCGAGGCGACCGGGACCGCCCCCGAGCCGACGCGCAATCCGCTCCCCGAAGGCGGCGCGCCGACCGCGACCGAGACCGTTGCGGTCCACTTCGCCGGCGGCGCGCGCGACGTGCCGGTCTACGACCGCGCCACCTTCGGCGCGGGCACGAGCTTCGACGGGCCCGCCATCGTCAGCCAGTTCGACACCACCACCCTCGTCCCGCCCGGCTGGAGCGGGCGCGTCCACGCCTCCGGCGCGATCCTCCTCACGAAAGAGCCCGCATGA
- a CDS encoding M20/M25/M40 family metallo-hydrolase, whose protein sequence is MSTEQPPIDGVFAHIDANRDSFIARLMDYVRHPSISAQNKGIREVSELLVEMLAGLGMEVEAVPTNNHPMVLGRRGSDPSKPTVLLYGHYDVQPPEPYEEWLSPPFEPTIRDGRIYARGVGDNKGQHFAQLLAIESHLAVNGTLPCNVIVLLEGEEEIGSPHIAEFVAEHAARLKADLVVTSDGPLHPSGAPMVVFGVRGMASFDLVARTAGNDAHSGNHGGLMPNAIWTLVHLLATMKRPDGTITIDGLHDPVLLVSEQERAAAAALPLDVEGYKRDMGLTALDQPDDRPFYERLMFYPTLTINGLHGGYGGEGSKSVLPCEATAKCDIRLVEAMTPDQVLDAVEAHVKRHAPTVRMIRRGGMLPSKTPMDSPFTAPLVDAVVAARGVEPLLVPSLGGSLPDYVFTKTLGIPAFVIPYANADESNHAPNENLKIDLFIAGIRTGAALLDQLGRMSR, encoded by the coding sequence ATGAGCACCGAACAGCCCCCCATCGACGGCGTCTTCGCCCACATCGACGCCAACCGCGACAGCTTCATCGCCCGGCTGATGGACTACGTCCGCCACCCGTCGATCAGCGCGCAGAACAAGGGGATCCGCGAGGTCTCCGAACTGCTGGTCGAGATGCTCGCCGGCCTCGGCATGGAGGTCGAGGCGGTTCCGACGAATAACCACCCGATGGTCCTCGGGCGCCGCGGCTCCGACCCGTCCAAGCCCACCGTCCTCCTCTACGGCCACTACGACGTCCAGCCGCCCGAGCCCTACGAGGAGTGGCTGAGCCCGCCCTTCGAGCCCACCATCCGCGACGGGCGGATCTACGCCCGCGGCGTCGGCGACAACAAGGGCCAGCACTTCGCCCAGCTCCTCGCCATCGAGTCCCATCTCGCGGTCAACGGAACGCTGCCCTGCAACGTGATCGTCCTGCTGGAGGGCGAGGAGGAGATTGGCAGCCCGCACATCGCCGAGTTCGTCGCCGAGCACGCCGCGCGGCTCAAGGCCGACCTCGTCGTCACCTCCGACGGTCCGCTCCACCCCTCGGGTGCGCCGATGGTCGTCTTCGGCGTGCGCGGCATGGCGAGCTTCGACCTCGTCGCCAGGACCGCGGGCAACGACGCCCACTCCGGCAACCACGGCGGACTGATGCCGAACGCCATCTGGACGCTGGTGCACCTCCTCGCCACCATGAAGCGCCCGGACGGGACGATCACCATCGACGGCCTCCACGACCCGGTCCTTCTCGTCTCCGAGCAGGAGCGGGCCGCGGCGGCCGCCCTGCCGCTGGACGTCGAGGGCTACAAGCGGGACATGGGCCTCACCGCCCTCGACCAGCCGGACGACCGGCCCTTCTACGAGCGGCTGATGTTCTACCCGACGCTCACCATCAACGGCCTCCACGGCGGCTACGGCGGCGAGGGCTCCAAGTCCGTCCTCCCGTGCGAGGCGACGGCCAAGTGCGACATCCGCCTCGTCGAGGCGATGACCCCGGATCAGGTCCTCGACGCCGTCGAGGCGCATGTGAAGCGCCACGCCCCCACCGTCCGGATGATCCGGCGCGGCGGGATGCTGCCGTCGAAGACGCCGATGGATTCGCCTTTCACCGCCCCGCTCGTCGACGCGGTCGTGGCCGCGCGCGGCGTGGAGCCGCTGCTCGTCCCGAGCCTCGGCGGAAGCCTCCCCGACTACGTCTTCACCAAGACGCTCGGCATCCCCGCCTTCGTCATCCCCTACGCCAACGCCGACGAATCCAACCACGCCCCCAACGAGAACCTGAAGATCGACCTCTTCATCGCCGGAATCCGGACCGGAGCGGCCCTGCTGGACCAGCTCGGGCGCATGTCGCGCTGA
- a CDS encoding GntR family transcriptional regulator codes for MKDDTGTDAGVLEVRVADALDAVGPPTLVREKAFERLRDAIINGQLRPGTRLIERELCEALGVSRASIREVIRRLEAERLIDMGPKRGPTVAVLNRKQAAQIYELRGMLEERLIEAFAARATPEQRAGLRAIFGELTEAAGRMDLPGLVAVMVRFNKHIVHALDHEIFDDILDHVNARISWLRMTSMSKPGRVETSLGEIEAIVAAVEAGDPEAAVRSVRHYVTNARDAALEQLPD; via the coding sequence ATGAAGGACGACACCGGAACCGACGCGGGCGTTCTCGAGGTGCGTGTCGCCGACGCGCTGGACGCCGTCGGCCCGCCGACGCTGGTGCGGGAGAAGGCGTTCGAACGGCTGCGCGACGCGATCATCAACGGCCAGCTGCGCCCCGGCACGCGGCTGATCGAGCGGGAGCTGTGCGAGGCGCTCGGGGTCAGCCGCGCCTCGATCCGCGAGGTGATCCGCCGGCTGGAGGCCGAGCGACTCATCGACATGGGGCCGAAGCGGGGGCCGACGGTGGCGGTACTCAACCGCAAGCAGGCGGCGCAGATCTACGAGCTGCGCGGCATGCTGGAGGAACGCCTGATCGAGGCGTTCGCGGCACGGGCGACGCCGGAGCAGAGGGCCGGTCTCAGGGCGATCTTCGGCGAGCTGACCGAGGCCGCCGGACGCATGGACCTCCCGGGGCTGGTCGCCGTGATGGTGCGCTTCAACAAGCACATCGTGCACGCGCTGGACCACGAGATCTTCGACGACATCCTGGACCACGTGAACGCGCGCATCAGCTGGCTGAGGATGACGTCGATGTCCAAGCCCGGGCGCGTGGAGACGAGCCTCGGGGAGATCGAGGCGATCGTCGCGGCGGTAGAGGCGGGCGACCCGGAGGCGGCGGTCCGCAGCGTGCGCCACTACGTGACCAACGCCCGGGACGCCGCCCTGGAGCAGCTCCCGGACTGA
- a CDS encoding NADPH:quinone reductase, with amino-acid sequence MGGRNPALPARMTAVRYTAFGPAGETLRLEDVPVPAPGHGELLVEMRASGVNPHDTKKRSGWLGVPLPGGGVIPHSDGAGTVVAVGEGVCETRIGQRVFLVGVGPKDGTCARYAVASADNAFPLPATLSWEQGASVGIPAFTAYFAVLHAGPVAGRTVLIHGGAGCVGRCAVELARYGGATVIATVSSAEKAAIAREAGAHHVLDYRSDDVAAAVAAVTAGRGADLVVDVDFGANLRVDAAAVAENGRVASYSSTSNRTPELDYYAFALKGVTLHFVQGGKMPPEVRREGGRLIAALLHDGRLVPHVASVHSMGAVAAAHEEMEGGRTIGNIVVAIDP; translated from the coding sequence ATGGGCGGCCGGAACCCGGCGCTCCCCGCGCGAATGACGGCGGTGCGCTACACCGCCTTCGGTCCCGCCGGCGAGACCCTGCGGCTCGAGGACGTCCCCGTCCCTGCGCCCGGCCACGGCGAGCTCCTCGTCGAGATGCGGGCGTCCGGCGTCAACCCGCACGACACCAAGAAGCGCTCCGGCTGGCTAGGCGTGCCGCTCCCCGGGGGCGGCGTCATCCCGCACAGCGACGGGGCGGGCACGGTGGTGGCGGTCGGCGAGGGCGTCTGCGAGACCCGCATCGGGCAACGCGTCTTCCTGGTCGGCGTCGGGCCGAAGGACGGGACCTGCGCCCGGTACGCCGTCGCGAGCGCCGACAACGCCTTCCCCCTGCCGGCGACGCTGAGCTGGGAGCAGGGTGCCTCGGTCGGCATCCCCGCCTTCACCGCCTACTTCGCGGTGCTGCACGCCGGCCCGGTCGCCGGCCGCACGGTGCTGATCCACGGCGGCGCCGGCTGCGTCGGGCGCTGCGCGGTGGAGCTCGCCCGCTACGGCGGCGCGACGGTGATCGCGACCGTCAGCTCGGCCGAGAAGGCCGCCATCGCGCGGGAGGCGGGCGCGCACCACGTGCTCGACTACCGCAGCGACGACGTCGCCGCCGCGGTCGCAGCCGTGACGGCGGGGCGCGGCGCGGACCTCGTCGTCGACGTCGACTTCGGCGCGAACCTGCGAGTGGACGCGGCGGCGGTGGCCGAGAACGGGCGCGTCGCGTCCTACTCGTCGACCAGCAACCGGACGCCGGAGCTGGACTACTATGCGTTTGCCTTGAAGGGTGTGACGCTTCATTTTGTGCAGGGCGGGAAGATGCCGCCCGAGGTCCGGCGCGAGGGCGGGCGGCTGATTGCCGCCCTGCTGCACGACGGGCGCCTCGTCCCCCATGTCGCCTCGGTGCACTCCATGGGCGCGGTCGCCGCGGCGCACGAAGAGATGGAGGGGGGCCGGACGATCGGCAACATCGTGGTGGCAATCGATCCATGA
- a CDS encoding M20 family metallopeptidase produces the protein MTEQEQRLAKWFEEKGPEMLALTETLVNIDSGSYDKEGVDAVGRVLADWLEARGIECEWIPLAERGDAIRAVTHKDAPGREILLMGHRDTVFGKGEVAKRPYSTRDGRAYGPGVCDMKAGLVQNAFILAAFAELGGAPGPVAALFTGDEEIATFHSRPIIEAEAKRARAVFNAEPGRMSGNVVTGRRGGVFFVAEVFGKAAHSGNSFHLGRSAIAEIADKIGRWFAMNQRFADRNMQINVGLVSGGQSVNSVAPYARCEIDLRYRTPQDRDDLVAAVEEIATTQVIDGTRGEITIRGEYLPVAPTEAGDALFRHYRAAAGDLGIALDGEFTLSCADSGFTAAQGVPTICAIGPVGGHAHGPDEYLEIDTVVPRAQAVALAISRLGPETA, from the coding sequence CTGACCGAACAGGAACAGCGACTGGCGAAGTGGTTCGAGGAAAAAGGCCCGGAAATGCTGGCCCTGACCGAGACTCTCGTGAACATCGACAGCGGCAGCTACGACAAGGAAGGCGTCGACGCGGTCGGTCGCGTCCTGGCCGACTGGCTCGAGGCGCGCGGCATCGAATGCGAGTGGATCCCGCTCGCCGAGCGTGGCGACGCGATCCGCGCGGTGACCCACAAGGACGCGCCGGGACGGGAGATCCTGTTGATGGGTCACCGCGACACGGTGTTCGGCAAGGGCGAGGTGGCGAAGCGGCCCTATTCGACCAGGGACGGACGCGCGTACGGCCCCGGCGTATGCGACATGAAGGCGGGACTGGTGCAGAACGCCTTCATCCTGGCCGCCTTTGCCGAGCTCGGCGGGGCGCCCGGTCCCGTCGCCGCGCTGTTTACGGGCGACGAGGAGATCGCCACCTTCCACTCCCGCCCGATCATCGAGGCGGAGGCGAAGCGGGCGCGGGCGGTCTTCAACGCCGAGCCGGGGCGCATGAGCGGCAACGTCGTCACCGGCCGGCGCGGCGGCGTCTTCTTCGTCGCCGAGGTGTTCGGCAAGGCGGCGCACTCGGGCAACAGCTTCCACCTCGGCCGCAGCGCGATCGCCGAGATCGCCGACAAGATCGGCCGCTGGTTCGCGATGAACCAGCGCTTCGCCGACCGCAACATGCAGATCAACGTCGGCCTCGTCTCCGGCGGCCAGTCGGTCAACTCCGTCGCGCCGTACGCGCGGTGCGAGATCGACCTCAGGTACAGGACGCCGCAGGACCGCGACGACCTGGTGGCCGCCGTCGAGGAGATCGCGACCACCCAGGTGATCGACGGCACCCGCGGCGAGATCACCATCCGTGGCGAGTACCTGCCGGTCGCGCCCACCGAAGCGGGCGACGCGCTTTTCCGGCACTACCGGGCGGCGGCGGGCGATCTCGGCATCGCGCTCGACGGCGAGTTCACGCTCTCCTGCGCCGATTCCGGGTTCACGGCGGCGCAGGGCGTGCCCACAATTTGCGCCATCGGCCCGGTCGGCGGCCACGCCCACGGGCCGGACGAGTACCTCGAGATCGACACCGTCGTGCCGCGGGCGCAGGCGGTGGCGCTCGCCATCTCGCGGCTGGGCCCGGAGACGGCCTGA